In Trifolium pratense cultivar HEN17-A07 linkage group LG7, ARS_RC_1.1, whole genome shotgun sequence, a genomic segment contains:
- the LOC123895505 gene encoding elongation factor Tu, chloroplastic, with amino-acid sequence MAISISSSSTSSKLKLTPSHSPNSHTFIAASASTRSTTNPPKLTLTRLTSSFLNPSTILHLTPTSHYSNHQRRFTVRAARGKFERKKPHLNIGTIGHVDHGKTTLTAALTMALASLGNSAPKKYDEIDAAPEERARGITINTATVEYETETRHYAHVDCPGHADYVKNMITGAAQMDGAILVVSGADGPMPQTKEHILLAKQVGVPSVVVFLNKQDQVDDEELLELVDLEVRELLSSYEFPGDDIPIVSGSALLALEALMANPTLKRGDNKWVDKIYQLMDEVDKYIPIPQRQTDLPFLLAVEDVFSITGRGTVATGRIERGTVKVGDVVDLVGLRNTRSTTVTGVEMFQKILDDAMAGDNVGLLLRGVQKDDIERGMVLAKPGTITPHSKFSAIVYVLKKEEGGRHSPFFAGYRPQFYMRTTDVTGKVTSIMNDKDEESKMVMPGDRVKMVVELIVPVAIEQGMRFAIREGGKTVGAGVIGAIIV; translated from the exons ATGGcaatttcaatttcttcatcATCTACTTCCTCCAAACTTAAACTAACCCCCTCTCACTCACCAAACTCCCACACTTTCATCGCTGCTTCCGCTTCCACCCGTTCCACCACAAACCCCCCCAAACTAACCCTAACTCGTCTCACTTCATCATTCCTCAACCCATCCACAATCCTCCACTTAACTCCCACTTCCCATTACTCAAACCACCAACGTCGTTTCACCGTTCGTGCCGCACGTGGCAAATTCGAGCGCAAAAAACCTCATCTGAACATCGGTACAATTGGTCACGTCGACCATGGTAAAACCACTTTAACTGCTGCTCTTACTATGGCTCTTGCTTCTCTAGGTAACAGCGCCCCTAAAAAATACGATGAAATTGACGCTGCTCCTGAAGAGCGTGCTCGTGGTATTACTATTAATACTGCTACTGTTGAATATGAAACCGAAACTCGTCACTATGCTCATGTTGATTGCCCTGGTCACGCTGATTATGTTAAGAATATGATCACCGGTGCTGCTCAAATGGACGGCGCTATCCTCGTTGTCTCCGGTGCTGATGGTCCCATGCCTCAAACCAAAGAACACATCCTTCTCGCCAAACAG GTCGGTGTTCCGAGTGTGGTTGTGTTTTTGAACAAGCAGGACCAAGTGGATGATGAGGAGCTTCTTGAACTTGTGGACCTTGAAGTTCGGGAGCTTCTCTCATCTTATGAGTTTCCTGGTGATGACATTCCGATTGTTTCTGGTTCCGCGCTCTTGGCTTTAGAAGCATTGATGGCAAATCCTACACTTAAACGTGGCGATAACAAGTGGGTGGATAAGATTTACCAGCTCATGGACGAAGTTGACAAATACATACCAATTCCTCAACGTCAAACGGATCTCCCCTTTTTGCTTGCCGTTGAGGATGTGTTTTCAATCACCGGTCGTGGAACAGTTGCCACCGGGAGAATCGAAAGAGGGACCGTTAAAGTTGGTGATGTAGTTGACCTTGTTGGTTTGAGGAACACAAGGAGCACAACAGTGACAGGAGTGGAAATGTTCCAAAAGATTTTGGATGATGCTATGGCCGGCGACAACGTGGGGTTGTTGCTGAGAGGTGTTCAGAAGGATGATATTGAGAGAGGAATGGTTTTGGCTAAGCCTGGAACTATTACTCCCCACTCTAAGTTTAGTGCTATTGTGTATGTTTTAAAGAAGGAAGAAGGTGGAAGACACTCACCTTTCTTTGCTGGTTATAGGCCTCAGTTTTATATGAGAACTACCGATGTTACCGGAAAAGTTACGTCTATTATGAATGATAAAGATGAGGAGTCAAAGATGGTGATGCCTGGTGATCGTGTTAAGATGGTGGTTGAGCTAATTGTTCCCGTGGCTATTGAACAAGGAATGAGGTTTGCTATTAGAGAAGGAGGGAAGACTGTTGGAGCTGGTGTTATCGGAGCTATCATTGTTTGA